Sequence from the Arthrobacter sp. Marseille-P9274 genome:
ATGCTGCTCGGCTTTGCGCCGCTTGAACGCGGCGAAGTCGAACAGCTCCGGCTCGCCGCTCTGCTCGCCCTCGATCAGCGCCTGACGGATGCTCTCCATCTCAAGGCCCCGCTCCTGCTCGCGCCGGATGAGGTCGCGGATCGCCTCGCTGTCGTTGGTGTAGCTGCCGGCGTCGATCTGCGCGGCAATCCACGCATTCTGCTGCTCGGTAAGGGTGATCGTCTTGCGCACGGTCGCCATAGCGGCCTCCATGTTTCTCATACTATTGGTGTTATTTAGCACATGCTGCCGGTCAAGCGAAGCCTTCTGCTATCGCCCGAACCCTATGTCGTGATCGTGTTGCCGATTCCGCTGCCGATCGCGCTCGATCTGCGGTTGATCCAACTCGGGACCGGTCTGCTCGCGCCGGGGTAACTGGTCGAGTGCAGGCAACCCGTTGAACCCGTCGCCTGCGCTGGTCTGCAACCCCGACCGCATCGCCCGCGCCGCGCCCTGGACCAAGCTCGACATGCCCTGCATCGCCAGCTCGGCACGCTCGCGTAGCTGGTGGGACCATTCCCGTATCC
This genomic interval carries:
- a CDS encoding type II toxin-antitoxin system ParD family antitoxin, with the translated sequence MATVRKTITLTEQQNAWIAAQIDAGSYTNDSEAIRDLIRREQERGLEMESIRQALIEGEQSGEPELFDFAAFKRRKAEQHG